In Quercus robur chromosome 11, dhQueRobu3.1, whole genome shotgun sequence, the following proteins share a genomic window:
- the LOC126706225 gene encoding uncharacterized CRM domain-containing protein At3g25440, chloroplastic translates to MFSLFSIRRRGIIIRTRDSLLCFRCLLKNIPSLSSLPAATSFSMRSYSAVRPLVEAKHISSPLEFSLVQRLNMLDFHVVRNWIPARYMSKESFELKTENDVVRFSMGRIVDNNGSQTKGRVKTKRVKMSKKAKLNELRFYRLKAKKKMTSPNPEVRIRYKLEKAKRKEVWLIEKLRKFEVPKAPAETYDPEILTEEERHYLKRTGEKKKNYVPVGRRGVFGGVVLNMHLHWKKHETVKVICKPCKPGQIHEYAEELTRLSKGIVIDIKADNTIVFYRGKNYVQPQVMSPLDTLSKDKALEKYKFEQSLEHTSQFIEKLEKELEDYHDHLARYKKAKDGTPKDSVINTCLDNNNIHCKVLLS, encoded by the exons ATGTTCTCCTTGTTTTCAATCAGAAGAAGAGGCATTATTATTCGCACCAG GGATTCTCTACTCTGTTTCCGTTGTCTACTGAAAAATATACCAAGTCTCTCATCTTTGCCTGCAGCAACTTCATTCTCTATGAGAAGTTACAGTGCAGTGAGGCCTCTTGTAGAAGCAAAGCACATATCATCTCCATTGGAATTTTCATTAGTGCAGAGATTAAATATGCTTGATTTTCATGTTGTTAGAAATTGGATACCTGCTAGATACATGAGTAAAGAATCATTTGAGCTGAAGACAGAAAATGATGTCGTTAGATTTTCTATGGGTAGGATAGTCGATAATAATGGTTCCCAAACAAAAGGAAGGGTGAAAACCAAACGGGTCAAAATGTCCAAAAAGGCCAAGCTGAATGAACTCAGATTCTATCGCCTGAAGGCCAAAAAGAAGATGACATCTCCAAATCCAGAAGTTAGGATTAGATATAAACTTGAGAAG GCCAAACGGAAGGAAGTATGGTTGATAGAGAAATTAAGGAAATTTGAGGTTCCCAAAGCACCTGCTGAAACATATGATCCTGAAATCCTAACTGAGGAAGAAAGGCATTACCTGAAGCGCACtggtgaaaaaaagaagaactaTGTCCCAGTTGGGAGgcgtggtgtatttggaggggtTGTTCTCAATATGCATCTCCATTGGAAGAAACATGAGACTGTAAAGGTAATTTGCAAGCCATGCAAGCCTGGACAAATTCATGAATATGCTGAAGAGCTTACTAGACTGAGCAAAGGCATTGTGATTGACATAAAAGCTGACAATACTATTGTTTTCTACCGGGGAAAGAATTATGTACAGCCACAAGTAATGTCACCTCTAGATACACTGTCTAAAGACAAG GCATTGGAAAAATATAAGTTTGAGCAGTCACTTGAGCACACTAGTCAATTcattgaaaaattggaaaaagagCTAGAAGACTATCATGACCACCTTGCTCGTTACAAGAAAGCAAAAGATGGCACCCCAAAAGATTCTGTGATTAATACATGTTTG GACAATAACAACATACACTGCAAAGTATTACTAAGTTAA
- the LOC126706227 gene encoding annexin Gh1-like isoform X1 — protein MLVDSPVDCLIINICRGTREAMGSDNLIPCNGAINYQRLVEMFVYRNSHEFKFICQTYSALYGQNVLHVVSNIQRNNPFARAAYLRMIEPRERDAEIVRNSLFGNGSSVNLNTLIEIACSRPSSELQCIKQAYRSRYNSDLEQDVTTKINSGFKEILMAVLKSCRNYSGKVDMSMAMCDAKTLYEAVESGRSVDQKTIISLLSQRNSGQVKAILLSYKQLYGNEFSKSMKQSKCGQFGKELRIVIRCIQNPERFFAKQLRMKNADAREILIRIVITRSEIDIKDINRAFATKTGSSLENLVRREFNNNKDKTNDIVAGILVGLVNRN, from the exons ATGCTGGTGGATTCTCCGGTGGATTGTTTAATCATAAATATCTGCAGGGGAACGAGGGAAGCAATGGGGTCTGACAACTTAATACCTT GCAATGGTGCAATCAACTACCAAAGGCTTGTGGAGATGTTCGTATACAGAAATTCTCATGAATTTAAGTTCATTTGCCAAACTTACAGTGCTCTTTATGGCCAGAATGTTCTTCATGTCGTCTCAAATATTCAAAGGAATAATCCATTTGCT AGGGCAGCTTACCTTCGCATGATTGAACCACGAGAGCGTGATGCTGAAATAGTGAGGAACTCACTCTTTGGAAATGGAAGCAGTGTGAATCTTAACACACTCATTGAGATTGCATGCAGCCGACCTTCTTCGGAGCTGCAGTGTATTAAGCAGGCCTACCGTTCAAGATACAATTCTGATCTTGAACAAGATgtcacaacaaaaattaatagtgGATTTAAAGAG ATTTTGATGGCAGTTTTGAAGTCTTGTCGCAACTATAGTGGGAAAGTGGACATGAGCATGGCCATGTGTGATGCCAAGACTCTGTATGAAGCCGTTGAAAGTGGGAGAAGTGTTGACCAAAAAACCATCATTTCACTTTTAAGTCAACGAAATTCTGGCCAAGTTAAAGCCATTCTCCTCTCTTACAAACAGCTTTATGGCAATGAATTCTCCAAGTCAATGAAGCAAAGCAAGTGTGGGCAATTTGGAAAAGAGCTTCGAATTGTGATTCGTTGCATACAAAACCCTGAAAGGTTCTTTGCTAAGCAACTAAGAATGAAGAATGCTGATGCTCGAGAGATATTGATTCGAATAGTTATTACCAGGTCCGAGATAGATATCAAAGACATTAACAGGGCTTTTGCAACAAAAACAGGCAGTTCCCTTGAGAACCTTGTCAGAAGGGAATTTAACAATAATAAAGACAAGACTAATGACATTGTAGCTGGAATCTTGGTTGGACTAGTGAATCGTAAttga
- the LOC126706227 gene encoding annexin Gh1-like isoform X2 yields MSSSSFQSSEQYELDCQHLHNYLSGNGAINYQRLVEMFVYRNSHEFKFICQTYSALYGQNVLHVVSNIQRNNPFARAAYLRMIEPRERDAEIVRNSLFGNGSSVNLNTLIEIACSRPSSELQCIKQAYRSRYNSDLEQDVTTKINSGFKEILMAVLKSCRNYSGKVDMSMAMCDAKTLYEAVESGRSVDQKTIISLLSQRNSGQVKAILLSYKQLYGNEFSKSMKQSKCGQFGKELRIVIRCIQNPERFFAKQLRMKNADAREILIRIVITRSEIDIKDINRAFATKTGSSLENLVRREFNNNKDKTNDIVAGILVGLVNRN; encoded by the exons atgtcTAGCAGTTCTTTTCAAAGCTCTGAACAATATGAACTGGATTGCCAACATCTTCATAATTATTTATCTG GCAATGGTGCAATCAACTACCAAAGGCTTGTGGAGATGTTCGTATACAGAAATTCTCATGAATTTAAGTTCATTTGCCAAACTTACAGTGCTCTTTATGGCCAGAATGTTCTTCATGTCGTCTCAAATATTCAAAGGAATAATCCATTTGCT AGGGCAGCTTACCTTCGCATGATTGAACCACGAGAGCGTGATGCTGAAATAGTGAGGAACTCACTCTTTGGAAATGGAAGCAGTGTGAATCTTAACACACTCATTGAGATTGCATGCAGCCGACCTTCTTCGGAGCTGCAGTGTATTAAGCAGGCCTACCGTTCAAGATACAATTCTGATCTTGAACAAGATgtcacaacaaaaattaatagtgGATTTAAAGAG ATTTTGATGGCAGTTTTGAAGTCTTGTCGCAACTATAGTGGGAAAGTGGACATGAGCATGGCCATGTGTGATGCCAAGACTCTGTATGAAGCCGTTGAAAGTGGGAGAAGTGTTGACCAAAAAACCATCATTTCACTTTTAAGTCAACGAAATTCTGGCCAAGTTAAAGCCATTCTCCTCTCTTACAAACAGCTTTATGGCAATGAATTCTCCAAGTCAATGAAGCAAAGCAAGTGTGGGCAATTTGGAAAAGAGCTTCGAATTGTGATTCGTTGCATACAAAACCCTGAAAGGTTCTTTGCTAAGCAACTAAGAATGAAGAATGCTGATGCTCGAGAGATATTGATTCGAATAGTTATTACCAGGTCCGAGATAGATATCAAAGACATTAACAGGGCTTTTGCAACAAAAACAGGCAGTTCCCTTGAGAACCTTGTCAGAAGGGAATTTAACAATAATAAAGACAAGACTAATGACATTGTAGCTGGAATCTTGGTTGGACTAGTGAATCGTAAttga
- the LOC126706227 gene encoding annexin Gh1-like isoform X3, with amino-acid sequence MFVYRNSHEFKFICQTYSALYGQNVLHVVSNIQRNNPFARAAYLRMIEPRERDAEIVRNSLFGNGSSVNLNTLIEIACSRPSSELQCIKQAYRSRYNSDLEQDVTTKINSGFKEILMAVLKSCRNYSGKVDMSMAMCDAKTLYEAVESGRSVDQKTIISLLSQRNSGQVKAILLSYKQLYGNEFSKSMKQSKCGQFGKELRIVIRCIQNPERFFAKQLRMKNADAREILIRIVITRSEIDIKDINRAFATKTGSSLENLVRREFNNNKDKTNDIVAGILVGLVNRN; translated from the exons ATGTTCGTATACAGAAATTCTCATGAATTTAAGTTCATTTGCCAAACTTACAGTGCTCTTTATGGCCAGAATGTTCTTCATGTCGTCTCAAATATTCAAAGGAATAATCCATTTGCT AGGGCAGCTTACCTTCGCATGATTGAACCACGAGAGCGTGATGCTGAAATAGTGAGGAACTCACTCTTTGGAAATGGAAGCAGTGTGAATCTTAACACACTCATTGAGATTGCATGCAGCCGACCTTCTTCGGAGCTGCAGTGTATTAAGCAGGCCTACCGTTCAAGATACAATTCTGATCTTGAACAAGATgtcacaacaaaaattaatagtgGATTTAAAGAG ATTTTGATGGCAGTTTTGAAGTCTTGTCGCAACTATAGTGGGAAAGTGGACATGAGCATGGCCATGTGTGATGCCAAGACTCTGTATGAAGCCGTTGAAAGTGGGAGAAGTGTTGACCAAAAAACCATCATTTCACTTTTAAGTCAACGAAATTCTGGCCAAGTTAAAGCCATTCTCCTCTCTTACAAACAGCTTTATGGCAATGAATTCTCCAAGTCAATGAAGCAAAGCAAGTGTGGGCAATTTGGAAAAGAGCTTCGAATTGTGATTCGTTGCATACAAAACCCTGAAAGGTTCTTTGCTAAGCAACTAAGAATGAAGAATGCTGATGCTCGAGAGATATTGATTCGAATAGTTATTACCAGGTCCGAGATAGATATCAAAGACATTAACAGGGCTTTTGCAACAAAAACAGGCAGTTCCCTTGAGAACCTTGTCAGAAGGGAATTTAACAATAATAAAGACAAGACTAATGACATTGTAGCTGGAATCTTGGTTGGACTAGTGAATCGTAAttga